One Megasphaera elsdenii DSM 20460 genomic window carries:
- a CDS encoding 5-bromo-4-chloroindolyl phosphate hydrolysis family protein, which translates to MNIFLYLIAFVCFAIPGYNWFATGHLSGTFSIIFGILMLYWAHRRKKKHAKPQLNFSSGNEELDKLNDELFNKAVDDFNALEKELKRVQDNELRKQLRKMQGIANNFLTYLQQHPERMSLARRFVDYYQDRALLLVRKYQELEKTGLEAQEVQQAKEEIKQLLDNFDEAYEDQFSKVLNAQLMDLDAEMKVMKQNMAADGIQTEAPRQDTSSSGSKAKHSDDLVGTIIDLADQFLNTKRK; encoded by the coding sequence GTGAACATTTTTTTATATCTCATCGCCTTTGTCTGCTTTGCCATTCCTGGTTATAACTGGTTCGCTACGGGCCATCTGTCCGGGACCTTCAGCATCATCTTCGGCATCCTCATGCTTTATTGGGCTCATCGCCGGAAAAAGAAACATGCCAAGCCGCAATTGAATTTTTCCAGCGGTAATGAGGAACTGGACAAGCTCAATGATGAACTTTTCAACAAGGCTGTCGACGATTTCAATGCCCTGGAGAAGGAATTGAAGCGCGTCCAGGATAACGAGCTGCGTAAACAGCTGCGCAAGATGCAGGGTATTGCCAATAATTTCCTGACTTATCTCCAGCAGCATCCGGAACGGATGAGCCTGGCCCGCCGCTTCGTCGACTATTATCAGGACCGGGCCCTGCTCCTGGTCCGCAAATACCAGGAACTGGAAAAGACGGGCCTGGAAGCGCAGGAAGTGCAGCAGGCGAAAGAGGAAATCAAACAGCTCCTGGATAATTTCGATGAAGCCTATGAAGACCAGTTCTCCAAAGTCCTCAACGCCCAGCTCATGGACCTCGACGCCGAAATGAAGGTCATGAAGCAGAACATGGCCGCTGACGGCATCCAGACGGAAGCCCCCCGGCAGGATACGTCGTCTTCCGGAAGCAAGGCTAAGCACAGTGATGACCTGGTCGGGACAATCATCGATTTGGCCGACCAGTTTTTGAATACAAAAAGAAAGTAG
- a CDS encoding OmpH/Skp family outer membrane protein, with product MKKVWKRLGIVAAMLALTGMLAGCGGKDNVGVVDMSRVQKEAPLVQQYKQKTEDKQKSIEKELQDAKQNMSAEDFQKKQQQAQQELNIFGASMQRQFMSDIQSKLGDIAKDKNVGIIVVKEAVPSGGIDVTDDLIAKLQ from the coding sequence ATGAAAAAAGTTTGGAAGCGCTTAGGAATCGTCGCAGCAATGCTGGCCCTGACGGGCATGCTCGCCGGCTGTGGCGGCAAGGATAATGTAGGCGTCGTCGATATGTCGCGCGTACAGAAAGAAGCGCCCCTGGTCCAGCAGTATAAACAGAAAACCGAGGACAAACAGAAATCCATCGAAAAAGAATTACAAGATGCCAAACAGAACATGTCGGCTGAAGATTTCCAGAAGAAACAGCAGCAGGCCCAGCAGGAACTCAATATTTTCGGCGCCAGCATGCAGCGTCAGTTCATGTCGGACATCCAGAGCAAGTTAGGCGACATCGCCAAGGATAAAAATGTCGGCATCATCGTCGTCAAAGAAGCCGTTCCGTCTGGCGGAATCGACGTTACCGACGATTTAATTGCCAAATTGCAGTAA
- a CDS encoding toxic anion resistance protein: MADINLNDLLEKRHAESQPAVPVVDQGHEVAQFNAQVESLTPEERQQIDTIKDSIDLVNSNAIVQYGSGAQKNIANFSNSVLSTVKSTDPAVAGDLLNDLVKRVKAFEDENDEDKGFFASLPVVGSLFKKGEALTKSYTTLAAQIDKIQAGLDNQKMTLMKDIAMFDGLYDKNLEYFKQLQLYIQAGEEKIQELNQTTIPKLEAQAQVSDNPMAVQVVQDFKDAVSRFEKKVHDLKISKTIAIQTAPQIRIIQNNDKILVDRIQSAIYNTIPLWKNQMVLALGLGRQKEALEMQQAVSNTTNELLKRNAAMLKQNSHDTAVENERSIVDIETVKQVNEDLISTIEDTLRIQQEGRQKRQAAEAELVQIEDRLREALLKGAGHN; encoded by the coding sequence ATGGCTGATATCAATTTGAATGACCTCTTAGAAAAACGGCATGCTGAAAGCCAGCCGGCTGTACCCGTCGTCGATCAGGGCCATGAAGTGGCTCAGTTCAATGCTCAGGTCGAAAGCCTGACGCCGGAAGAACGGCAGCAGATCGACACCATCAAGGATTCCATCGACCTGGTCAATTCCAACGCCATCGTCCAGTATGGCAGCGGCGCCCAGAAGAACATTGCCAACTTTTCCAACAGCGTCTTGTCGACTGTCAAGAGTACGGATCCGGCCGTAGCCGGCGACCTGCTCAACGACCTGGTCAAGCGGGTCAAAGCCTTTGAAGACGAAAACGATGAAGACAAGGGCTTTTTTGCCAGCCTGCCCGTCGTCGGCTCGCTGTTCAAGAAAGGTGAAGCCCTGACCAAATCCTACACGACGCTGGCCGCCCAGATTGACAAGATACAAGCCGGCCTGGACAACCAGAAAATGACCCTCATGAAGGACATTGCCATGTTCGACGGCCTTTACGACAAGAATCTGGAATATTTCAAGCAGCTCCAGCTCTATATCCAGGCTGGCGAAGAAAAGATACAGGAATTGAACCAGACGACGATTCCAAAGCTGGAAGCCCAGGCCCAGGTATCGGATAATCCCATGGCCGTCCAGGTCGTCCAGGATTTCAAGGATGCTGTCAGCCGTTTTGAAAAGAAAGTGCACGACCTGAAGATCAGCAAGACCATCGCCATCCAGACGGCACCGCAGATCCGCATCATCCAGAACAATGACAAGATCCTCGTCGACCGCATCCAGAGTGCCATTTACAACACCATCCCGCTGTGGAAGAACCAGATGGTCCTGGCCCTGGGCCTGGGACGGCAGAAAGAAGCCCTGGAAATGCAGCAGGCCGTTTCCAATACGACGAATGAGCTCCTCAAGCGCAATGCGGCCATGCTCAAGCAGAACTCCCACGATACGGCTGTTGAAAATGAACGGTCCATCGTCGACATCGAAACGGTCAAACAGGTCAACGAAGATTTGATCAGCACCATTGAAGATACGCTGCGCATCCAGCAGGAAGGCCGCCAGAAGCGGCAGGCAGCGGAAGCAGAACTGGTCCAGATCGAAGACCGCCTGCGGGAAGCCCTGTTAAAAGGCGCCGGTCACAACTAA
- a CDS encoding HAD family hydrolase — protein MTKKYFFFDIDGTLGLGISSIIPADTLYCLRRLVQEGHFIAIASGRLQHDTQTFADRYGIPAVVADGGNSLSLDGKVLEMTGLPLENCKALLRDLTARHYPWAVVTDNTINRYTPYVDFPHDDPRNYMETVVRPVDIESLTAVYKIMYARPQRPEDEVPAYGLPHLEYIDHTYLIEPTDKSRGILRMLDLVGGRPEDAVVFGDGLNDISMFRKPFFSIAMGNGRDELKARADYVTGDNDKGGILEACKKFGWL, from the coding sequence ATGACGAAAAAATACTTTTTCTTCGATATCGACGGGACCCTGGGGCTGGGGATTTCCAGCATCATCCCGGCCGATACGCTGTACTGCCTGCGCCGCCTCGTCCAGGAAGGCCATTTCATCGCCATCGCGTCGGGCCGCCTGCAGCACGACACGCAGACCTTTGCCGACCGCTATGGCATACCGGCCGTCGTCGCCGACGGCGGCAACAGCCTGTCCCTGGACGGCAAAGTCCTGGAAATGACCGGCCTGCCCCTGGAGAACTGTAAAGCCCTCCTGCGCGACCTGACGGCCCGCCACTACCCTTGGGCCGTCGTCACCGATAATACCATCAACCGTTATACGCCTTATGTCGATTTCCCTCACGACGACCCGAGGAACTACATGGAAACCGTCGTCCGCCCAGTCGACATCGAGAGCCTGACGGCCGTCTATAAAATCATGTACGCCCGGCCGCAGCGGCCCGAAGATGAAGTGCCTGCCTACGGATTGCCCCACTTGGAATACATCGACCACACGTACCTCATCGAACCGACGGACAAGAGCCGCGGTATCCTGCGAATGCTGGATCTCGTCGGCGGCAGGCCGGAAGACGCCGTCGTCTTTGGCGACGGCCTGAACGACATTTCCATGTTCCGTAAGCCCTTCTTCTCCATCGCCATGGGCAATGGCCGGGATGAATTGAAAGCCCGCGCCGACTACGTCACCGGCGACAACGACAAGGGCGGCATCCTGGAAGCCTGCAAAAAATTCGGCTGGCTGTAA
- the tkt gene encoding transketolase codes for MSTIDTTCVNAIRVLSADAIQKANSGHPGLPLGAAPIAYELWANHMNHNAKDPKWANRDRFILSAGHGSMLLYSLLHFYGYGLTMDDIKQFRQDGSLTPGHPEYGHTTGVEATTGPLGAGLGMAVGMAMAEAHLAAVFNKPGYPVVDHYTFALCGDGCLMEGISSEAFSLAGTLGLSKLIVLYDSNNISIEGNTDIAFTENVQARMAAFGFQTITVEDGTDLDAIGRAIEEAKADKEHPSFITIKTQIGYGCPAKQGSAAAHGSPLGEENIVAMKENLGWPKPQETFYIPDEVYAHYAELSQKAGAAEADWQKLFADYAAKFPEMKAKWDAFHSDVDAKALLNNEAFWAYEDKPQATRSLSGTMINRLKDIMPQLFGGSADLAPSNKTEMKDEGFFSKADYSGRNVHFGVRELAMGAITNGLALHGGVRPYAGTFFVFSDYMKPMIRLAALMSLPTTYVLTHDSIGVGEDGPTHEPIEQLAMLRSLPNVNVFRPADATETAAGWYLAATSQKTPTALVLTRQNLPQLAGSSKEALKGAYVIADAKKAVPDAIIMASGSEVELAVNAKDELAKEGVDVRVVSMPCLELFEQQDEAYKEQVLPKAVRARVAVEAASDFGWGKYVGLDGTTVSMKSFGASAPAGVLFKKFGFTTENVVAAVKKVVK; via the coding sequence ATGAGCACCATTGATACGACTTGTGTAAATGCCATTCGTGTATTGTCAGCTGACGCCATCCAGAAGGCAAATTCCGGCCATCCCGGCCTGCCCCTCGGCGCAGCTCCCATTGCATACGAACTCTGGGCAAACCACATGAACCACAACGCAAAGGACCCGAAATGGGCGAACCGCGACCGCTTCATCCTGTCGGCGGGCCACGGCTCGATGCTGCTGTATTCGCTGCTCCATTTCTACGGCTACGGCCTGACCATGGACGATATTAAACAGTTCCGTCAAGACGGCTCCTTGACTCCGGGGCATCCGGAATACGGCCACACGACGGGCGTCGAAGCGACGACAGGCCCCCTCGGTGCCGGCTTGGGCATGGCTGTCGGCATGGCTATGGCAGAAGCTCACTTGGCAGCTGTTTTCAATAAACCGGGCTATCCCGTCGTCGACCACTACACCTTCGCCCTCTGCGGCGACGGCTGCTTGATGGAAGGTATTTCTTCGGAAGCTTTCTCTTTGGCCGGGACGTTAGGCCTGTCCAAACTCATCGTCCTCTACGATAGCAACAACATTTCCATCGAAGGCAACACGGACATCGCCTTTACCGAAAATGTCCAGGCCCGCATGGCTGCTTTCGGCTTCCAGACGATCACCGTCGAAGACGGCACGGATCTCGACGCCATCGGCAGAGCTATCGAAGAAGCAAAAGCCGATAAAGAACATCCGTCGTTCATCACCATCAAGACCCAGATCGGCTATGGCTGCCCGGCTAAACAGGGTTCGGCTGCCGCTCATGGCTCGCCGTTGGGTGAAGAAAATATCGTCGCCATGAAAGAAAACCTGGGCTGGCCGAAACCGCAGGAAACGTTCTACATTCCCGACGAAGTCTATGCGCATTATGCTGAATTGAGCCAGAAAGCCGGCGCAGCCGAAGCGGACTGGCAGAAACTCTTTGCCGACTACGCTGCTAAATTCCCGGAAATGAAGGCCAAATGGGATGCCTTCCACAGCGATGTCGATGCCAAGGCTCTCTTGAATAATGAAGCTTTCTGGGCTTATGAAGATAAGCCGCAGGCTACGCGCAGCTTGTCCGGCACGATGATCAATCGTCTGAAGGACATCATGCCCCAGCTCTTCGGCGGCAGTGCCGACCTGGCTCCGTCGAACAAGACGGAAATGAAAGACGAAGGCTTCTTCAGCAAAGCCGATTACAGCGGCCGCAACGTCCACTTCGGCGTCCGCGAACTGGCCATGGGTGCCATCACCAACGGCCTGGCCCTCCACGGTGGCGTCCGTCCGTATGCCGGTACGTTCTTCGTCTTCAGCGATTATATGAAACCCATGATCCGCCTGGCTGCCCTCATGAGCCTGCCGACGACCTACGTCCTCACGCACGACAGCATCGGCGTCGGCGAAGACGGTCCGACACATGAACCGATCGAACAGCTGGCCATGCTCCGCTCCCTTCCCAATGTCAACGTCTTCCGTCCGGCTGACGCTACGGAAACGGCTGCCGGCTGGTACCTGGCTGCTACCAGCCAGAAGACGCCGACGGCCCTCGTCCTGACTCGTCAGAACCTGCCGCAGCTCGCCGGCAGCAGCAAAGAAGCCTTGAAAGGGGCTTACGTCATCGCCGATGCCAAGAAAGCCGTTCCCGATGCCATCATCATGGCCAGTGGTTCGGAAGTCGAACTGGCCGTCAACGCCAAAGACGAACTGGCTAAAGAAGGTGTCGACGTCCGTGTCGTCAGCATGCCCTGCCTGGAACTCTTTGAACAGCAGGACGAAGCCTATAAAGAACAGGTCCTCCCGAAAGCCGTCCGCGCCCGTGTCGCTGTCGAAGCCGCTTCGGACTTCGGCTGGGGCAAATACGTCGGCCTCGACGGCACGACGGTTTCCATGAAATCCTTTGGTGCATCCGCTCCGGCTGGCGTTTTATTCAAGAAATTCGGTTTCACCACTGAAAACGTCGTAGCCGCTGTAAAGAAAGTCGTGAAATAA
- the lpxD gene encoding UDP-3-O-(3-hydroxymyristoyl)glucosamine N-acyltransferase has translation MKKTVQELAVLLGGTVIGNGDAVIEDVKGLAEAGQQDITFAVDPYTEYLPQVHAGAVIVEKEVPAGDNTLVIVENPRLAFSQLLVLFHPRQSITPGIHPTAIVDSSAAVGEDVAIMPYAVIGKNVEIGKGSTIYPYVFLGDNVKIGEGSVIYPGAVIHENCVLGKRAVIRAHAVIGGEGFGFATEKGKHTRIPQIGNVTIGDDVEIGACTCLDNATLGSTKVGRGTKIDNLVHLGHNVEIGEDCFLIAQTGIAGSTKAGNHVIFAGQTGCTGHITIGDNAVFAGKTGITGNIKGNQVYAGFPARPHMEWSRTQVYLKHLPEMARTVKALQKKIAELEKKLEQQ, from the coding sequence GTGAAGAAAACAGTACAGGAATTAGCAGTATTGCTAGGCGGTACGGTCATCGGCAATGGTGACGCCGTCATTGAAGACGTGAAGGGCCTGGCCGAAGCCGGCCAGCAGGACATTACCTTCGCCGTCGATCCGTATACGGAATATTTGCCGCAGGTCCACGCCGGCGCCGTCATTGTCGAAAAAGAAGTTCCTGCCGGAGATAATACGCTCGTCATCGTAGAAAATCCCCGCCTGGCTTTTTCCCAGCTCCTCGTGCTGTTTCATCCCCGCCAGTCGATTACGCCGGGCATCCATCCGACGGCCATCGTCGATAGCAGTGCTGCCGTTGGCGAAGACGTGGCCATCATGCCCTATGCCGTCATCGGCAAGAACGTCGAAATCGGCAAGGGTTCGACGATTTATCCCTATGTCTTCTTAGGGGATAACGTCAAGATCGGCGAAGGCTCGGTCATCTATCCTGGCGCCGTCATTCACGAAAACTGCGTCCTCGGCAAGCGGGCCGTCATCCGGGCTCATGCCGTCATCGGCGGTGAAGGCTTCGGCTTTGCCACGGAAAAGGGCAAGCATACCCGCATCCCCCAGATCGGCAATGTCACCATCGGCGACGACGTCGAAATCGGGGCCTGCACGTGCTTGGATAATGCCACGCTGGGTTCGACAAAAGTCGGGCGGGGGACGAAAATCGACAACCTCGTCCATCTCGGCCATAACGTCGAAATCGGCGAAGACTGCTTCCTCATCGCCCAGACAGGCATTGCCGGCAGCACCAAAGCGGGTAACCACGTCATCTTTGCCGGCCAGACCGGCTGCACCGGCCACATCACCATCGGCGACAATGCCGTCTTTGCCGGGAAAACCGGGATTACCGGCAATATTAAGGGCAATCAGGTCTATGCGGGCTTCCCGGCCCGTCCCCATATGGAATGGAGCCGTACCCAGGTCTATTTGAAGCACCTGCCGGAAATGGCCAGGACCGTCAAGGCCTTGCAGAAAAAAATCGCCGAACTGGAAAAGAAATTAGAACAACAGTAA
- a CDS encoding OmpH family outer membrane protein — translation MKRIYAAAGAAVLMACLVAGGWFFSHRSHPAPSTAATPVYAYADLEHVVMSHPRYSEYHHLELEYNAMVAQYQFEQWNYSQKAAAEGRSVQNFAAADAAGSAALDQELQAKVALKQNELNNRLKQRYDSLVQEKKTTTPVISQADTLKIVNLQLKLKTLSLSKEERAATEEQLQALLKGSQADVQVTTRTADEIAALMAPAKAQAKKELDDYAQQVKKDLEGRKADSQQVFQQQLGVLQDRPEPAVWNKEWKDKLDAKEKEMKDVKDAIMADIRDKAADVAQEQGYDMIFSNYEGIGTATDVTDDIIAKLA, via the coding sequence ATGAAACGGATATATGCGGCAGCCGGTGCCGCGGTCCTCATGGCCTGTCTTGTGGCAGGCGGGTGGTTCTTCAGCCATCGCAGCCATCCGGCCCCTTCGACAGCAGCGACGCCGGTCTATGCCTATGCAGACCTGGAACACGTCGTCATGAGCCATCCGCGCTATAGCGAGTATCACCATTTAGAATTGGAGTACAATGCTATGGTTGCCCAATATCAGTTTGAACAGTGGAACTATTCCCAGAAGGCAGCCGCCGAAGGGAGGTCAGTCCAGAACTTCGCCGCAGCCGATGCCGCCGGTTCTGCCGCCCTCGACCAGGAATTACAGGCCAAAGTCGCCCTCAAACAGAACGAGCTCAACAATCGCCTGAAGCAGCGGTACGATTCGCTCGTCCAGGAAAAGAAGACGACGACGCCTGTCATTTCCCAGGCCGATACCTTGAAGATCGTCAATCTCCAGTTGAAACTGAAGACCCTGTCCCTGTCCAAAGAAGAGCGGGCAGCGACAGAAGAACAGCTCCAGGCCCTGCTCAAAGGCAGCCAGGCCGACGTCCAGGTGACGACGCGGACTGCCGATGAAATCGCCGCCCTCATGGCCCCGGCCAAGGCCCAGGCCAAGAAGGAACTCGACGACTATGCCCAGCAGGTCAAGAAAGACCTGGAAGGGCGCAAGGCCGACAGCCAGCAGGTCTTCCAGCAGCAGCTGGGCGTCTTGCAGGACCGGCCGGAACCGGCTGTGTGGAACAAGGAATGGAAAGACAAGCTCGATGCGAAAGAAAAAGAAATGAAAGATGTGAAAGACGCCATCATGGCAGATATCCGCGATAAAGCCGCCGATGTCGCCCAGGAACAGGGCTACGATATGATCTTCTCCAACTATGAAGGCATCGGCACGGCTACGGATGTCACAGATGATATTATTGCCAAGTTGGCATAA
- a CDS encoding replication-associated recombination protein A, translated as MSGDDLFSMADERSGQGYAPLAVRMRPESLDDIYGQDDLIGPGSFLRTLIEKDTIPSLLFYGPSGVGKTTLAHVIANETDSRFVTLNAVTAGTAELRKVIAAAQDAIHLYQKRTILFIDEIHRFNKSQQDVLLPYVEDGTVILIGATTENPYFEVNRPLLSRLRVIQLKPLSEQAVTAVLRRALTDREKGLGSLGISASDEMLGTLARLADRDARVGLNLLEQVCLVVPAGGHITHDAIEKVAGHKVYTYDKKGDAHYDTVSAFIKSMRGSDPDAALHYLARMIEAGEQPSFIARRLVICAAEDVGLADPQALVIANAAAQAVQFVGWPEGRIILSEAVIYVACAPKSNSAYLAIDAALADVRHKDCGDVPDYLRDSHYSGAAALGHGLTYRYPHDFDGGWVAQQYLPDALKEASYYKERPYGQEQSMTAAWHKRRGGK; from the coding sequence ATGAGCGGAGACGATTTATTTTCTATGGCTGATGAACGGAGCGGCCAGGGCTATGCACCGCTGGCCGTCCGCATGCGGCCGGAATCTCTGGATGACATCTATGGCCAGGACGACCTCATCGGGCCCGGTAGTTTTTTGCGGACCCTCATCGAAAAGGACACCATTCCGTCCCTGTTGTTTTACGGTCCTTCCGGTGTCGGCAAGACGACACTGGCCCATGTCATTGCCAATGAAACGGACAGCCGTTTCGTAACCCTCAACGCAGTCACGGCAGGCACGGCAGAACTTCGCAAGGTCATTGCCGCTGCGCAGGATGCCATCCATCTATATCAAAAGCGGACGATCCTCTTCATCGATGAAATACACCGCTTCAATAAAAGTCAGCAAGACGTCCTGTTGCCGTATGTCGAAGACGGGACGGTCATCCTCATCGGGGCGACGACGGAAAATCCTTATTTCGAAGTCAACCGCCCCTTATTGTCGCGCCTGCGCGTCATCCAATTGAAACCCCTGTCGGAACAGGCCGTCACAGCCGTCCTGCGGCGGGCCCTGACGGACAGGGAGAAAGGCCTGGGTTCGCTGGGGATTTCCGCCAGCGATGAGATGCTGGGGACCTTGGCCCGTCTGGCTGACCGCGATGCCCGCGTCGGCCTGAACCTGCTGGAACAGGTCTGCCTGGTCGTACCGGCTGGCGGCCATATCACGCACGACGCCATTGAAAAGGTAGCCGGTCATAAAGTATATACGTATGATAAAAAAGGCGATGCCCATTACGATACGGTGTCGGCTTTCATCAAAAGCATGCGCGGCTCCGACCCCGATGCGGCCCTGCACTACCTGGCCCGTATGATCGAAGCCGGCGAACAGCCGTCCTTCATTGCCCGCCGCCTGGTCATCTGTGCAGCCGAAGACGTCGGACTGGCCGATCCCCAGGCCCTGGTCATTGCCAATGCCGCTGCCCAGGCCGTCCAGTTCGTCGGCTGGCCGGAGGGACGCATCATCTTGTCAGAAGCCGTCATTTACGTGGCCTGTGCGCCGAAGAGCAATAGTGCCTATCTGGCCATCGATGCGGCTCTGGCCGATGTCCGCCACAAAGACTGCGGTGATGTGCCCGATTATCTGCGCGACAGCCATTACAGCGGCGCAGCCGCTCTGGGCCATGGCCTGACCTATCGGTATCCCCATGATTTCGATGGGGGATGGGTGGCCCAGCAGTATCTGCCGGATGCCTTGAAAGAGGCGTCGTATTACAAGGAACGGCCTTACGGGCAGGAACAATCTATGACGGCTGCCTGGCACAAACGCCGCGGCGGTAAGTAA
- a CDS encoding lysophospholipid acyltransferase family protein codes for MYTFMKCLSWIICHIPEGCRRALGTFLGAFFWTFVPKKRKVLAQQQILDCGLTEDPDKAMAIARASTVRFGPMIVEVLSYPRYTKELLDEKITWHGKEYLDELKASGEGAVFMASHAGNWELLGAVLAMNGYPLISVAQEQNSKSADAFINEYRAMMKQHVTYKTGIRDMVRFLREGHYIGLLMDQDPGYAGIMVKLFGMDTLTADGPAKMAGLANYPIVSTFIHEDRPYHHVVEVLPPIKPYTADHKLSKEEKDRIMYETTQELNDRLEAHIRKYPEDWFWLHNRWKWTKRYKDKQAEKGTVS; via the coding sequence ATGTACACCTTTATGAAATGTCTGAGCTGGATCATCTGCCACATTCCCGAAGGCTGTCGCCGGGCCCTGGGCACCTTTTTAGGTGCCTTTTTCTGGACTTTCGTCCCGAAGAAGCGAAAAGTGCTGGCCCAGCAGCAGATCCTGGACTGTGGCCTGACAGAGGACCCGGACAAGGCCATGGCCATTGCCAGGGCCAGTACGGTCCGCTTTGGTCCGATGATCGTCGAAGTCCTGTCGTATCCTCGCTATACGAAGGAGCTCCTCGACGAAAAGATTACCTGGCACGGCAAGGAATACCTGGACGAGCTCAAAGCCAGCGGCGAAGGGGCTGTCTTCATGGCCTCCCATGCCGGCAACTGGGAACTCCTGGGGGCCGTCCTGGCCATGAACGGCTATCCCCTTATTTCCGTCGCTCAGGAACAGAACAGCAAGAGCGCCGATGCCTTCATCAACGAGTACCGGGCCATGATGAAACAGCACGTCACCTATAAGACGGGCATCCGCGACATGGTCCGCTTCCTTCGGGAAGGCCACTACATCGGCCTGCTCATGGACCAGGACCCGGGCTATGCCGGCATCATGGTCAAGCTCTTCGGCATGGACACGCTGACGGCGGACGGACCGGCCAAGATGGCCGGCCTGGCCAACTACCCCATCGTGTCGACTTTCATCCATGAAGACCGGCCGTACCACCACGTCGTCGAAGTCCTGCCGCCTATCAAGCCGTACACGGCGGACCACAAGCTCTCCAAGGAAGAGAAGGACCGCATCATGTACGAAACGACACAGGAATTGAACGACCGCCTGGAAGCCCATATCCGCAAGTATCCGGAAGACTGGTTCTGGCTGCACAACCGCTGGAAATGGACAAAAAGATATAAAGACAAACAAGCTGAAAAAGGCACTGTCTCATGA